In a genomic window of Streptomyces sp. NBC_01231:
- a CDS encoding succinylglutamate desuccinylase/aspartoacylase family protein, protein MNDTALSVGPLRAEPGTKTRGTVQADLGTLTVDIPLTLVNGTRPGPRVVITAGVHGGEFTPIDAAARLTSLLEPGEVRGQVIICPVANPPAVYQGRLNVSPVDGVNINRVFPGDPDGGPTERLAAWLFTHLVDGADIYIDLHCGGIDQVLRDFVGYRLTGDPDLDKATAELARSFGIEDVILGLEAEGGNSHAAAARRGVSAVLVEVGELGQRDGATARRRVDGLYRALRHLGVLDPDDSAPAPIREWVWAAGVTAEATGLWYPEFSAGGDVAAGDVIGRIVDPADSQEHRVLSPAGGRIFYAMHGLTVAPGAELAAIATPWDPDQNTRPATLRTPGAGLGSDETDPRA, encoded by the coding sequence ATGAACGACACCGCACTCTCCGTCGGCCCACTGCGCGCCGAGCCCGGAACCAAGACCCGGGGCACCGTACAGGCCGACCTGGGCACCCTCACCGTGGACATTCCGCTGACCCTCGTCAACGGCACCCGCCCCGGCCCCCGGGTCGTCATCACCGCGGGCGTGCACGGCGGCGAGTTCACGCCCATCGACGCGGCCGCGCGCCTGACCAGCCTGCTGGAACCCGGCGAGGTGCGCGGGCAGGTGATCATCTGTCCGGTCGCCAACCCCCCGGCGGTGTACCAGGGACGGCTCAACGTCTCCCCGGTCGACGGCGTGAACATCAACCGCGTCTTCCCCGGCGACCCCGACGGCGGCCCCACCGAGCGGCTGGCCGCCTGGCTCTTCACCCACCTGGTCGACGGCGCCGACATCTACATCGACCTGCACTGCGGCGGCATCGACCAGGTCCTGCGCGACTTCGTCGGCTACCGCCTCACCGGTGACCCGGACCTCGACAAGGCGACGGCCGAACTGGCCCGGTCCTTCGGTATCGAGGACGTCATCCTCGGGCTGGAGGCCGAGGGCGGCAACAGCCACGCGGCCGCCGCCCGGCGGGGCGTCTCCGCGGTCCTCGTCGAGGTGGGCGAACTCGGGCAGCGTGACGGGGCCACGGCACGCCGCCGCGTCGACGGCCTGTACCGGGCGCTGCGTCACCTGGGCGTGCTGGACCCGGACGACTCCGCCCCGGCGCCGATCCGTGAGTGGGTCTGGGCCGCCGGCGTCACGGCCGAGGCCACCGGCCTGTGGTACCCGGAGTTCTCCGCCGGTGGCGACGTGGCGGCGGGCGACGTCATCGGCCGCATCGTCGATCCGGCCGACAGCCAGGAGCACAGGGTCCTTTCCCCCGCCGGCGGCCGGATCTTCTACGCCATGCACGGCCTCACCGTCGCCCCCGGCGCCGAACTGGCCGCCATCGCCACCCCGTGGGACCCCGACCAGAACACGCGACCCGCCACCCTCCGCACCCCCGGTGCGGGCCTCGGATCCGACGAGACGGATCCCCGCGCCTGA
- a CDS encoding ABC transporter substrate-binding protein: protein MTNDHAALPRAARIDRRLFLRAIGGVTAGVAAATTLSACGTGTSRSVAGGGGKSSKTLVVRDSGGTYGDANQKAIYEPFTKETGIRIEVVNIQYAQMLAQIQQGRPQFDVIDDSMSDFLRFKQADATESLDYDRLKNFKNAGIAKTLVTSNAVGKNYWASVMAYRTDAWGGKKPASWADFWDTKAFSGDRALQGLDADRPELEFALLADGVPLDKLYPLDLDRAFKSLDTIKGSVKKFWDTGALPGVLLGRQEVVASSVWHGRLDALIKQGSPLAYQWNGARRQSNAFGIPKGAANLDAAYQLIDFALRPDVQANYAELYPMAPSVPAAYKKLSSATAANLGSSPEHLKTGFDMDVHWWAENDDVVAKRWQEWAHA from the coding sequence ATGACGAATGACCATGCGGCTCTGCCGCGTGCGGCCCGGATCGACCGCAGACTGTTCCTGCGCGCAATAGGCGGAGTCACGGCGGGTGTCGCCGCCGCGACCACCCTCAGCGCCTGCGGCACCGGCACCAGCCGGTCGGTCGCCGGGGGCGGTGGCAAGAGCTCCAAGACGCTGGTCGTCCGCGACAGCGGCGGCACGTACGGCGACGCCAACCAGAAGGCGATCTACGAGCCGTTCACCAAGGAGACCGGCATCCGGATCGAGGTGGTGAACATCCAGTACGCGCAGATGCTGGCCCAGATCCAGCAGGGCCGCCCGCAGTTCGACGTCATCGACGACTCGATGTCCGACTTCCTGCGCTTCAAGCAGGCGGACGCCACCGAAAGCCTGGACTACGACCGGCTGAAGAACTTCAAGAACGCCGGCATCGCCAAGACCCTGGTCACCTCCAACGCCGTCGGCAAGAACTACTGGGCCAGCGTGATGGCCTACCGCACCGACGCCTGGGGCGGGAAGAAACCTGCCTCCTGGGCCGACTTCTGGGACACCAAGGCGTTCTCCGGCGACCGGGCCCTCCAGGGCCTGGACGCCGACCGGCCCGAGCTGGAGTTCGCCCTCCTCGCCGACGGGGTGCCCCTGGACAAGCTGTACCCGCTGGACCTGGACCGCGCCTTCAAGTCCCTGGACACCATCAAGGGATCGGTCAAAAAGTTCTGGGACACCGGTGCCCTCCCCGGCGTGCTCCTCGGCCGCCAGGAGGTCGTGGCCTCCAGCGTCTGGCACGGCCGGCTCGACGCGCTGATCAAGCAGGGCTCGCCGCTCGCCTACCAGTGGAACGGCGCCCGGCGGCAGAGCAACGCCTTCGGCATCCCCAAGGGCGCCGCCAACCTGGACGCCGCCTACCAGCTCATCGACTTCGCGCTGCGGCCCGACGTACAGGCCAACTACGCCGAGCTGTACCCGATGGCCCCGTCGGTGCCCGCCGCGTACAAGAAGCTCTCCTCGGCCACCGCCGCGAATCTGGGCAGCTCCCCGGAACACCTCAAGACCGGCTTCGACATGGACGTCCACTGGTGGGCCGAGAACGACGACGTGGTGGCCAAGCGCTGGCAGGAGTGGGCGCATGCCTGA